One part of the Arabidopsis thaliana chromosome 1 sequence genome encodes these proteins:
- the HINT 2 gene encoding HISTIDINE TRIAD NUCLEOTIDE-BINDING 2 (HISTIDINE TRIAD NUCLEOTIDE-BINDING 2 (HINT 2); FUNCTIONS IN: protein kinase C binding, zinc ion binding, catalytic activity; INVOLVED IN: biological_process unknown; LOCATED IN: chloroplast; EXPRESSED IN: 23 plant structures; EXPRESSED DURING: 13 growth stages; CONTAINS InterPro DOMAIN/s: Histidine triad-like motif (InterPro:IPR011146), Histidine triad, conserved site (InterPro:IPR019808), Histidine triad (HIT) protein (InterPro:IPR001310), Histidine triad motif (InterPro:IPR011151); BEST Arabidopsis thaliana protein match is: HIS triad family protein 3 (TAIR:AT3G56490.1); Has 8225 Blast hits to 8223 proteins in 2654 species: Archae - 159; Bacteria - 5014; Metazoa - 405; Fungi - 167; Plants - 130; Viruses - 0; Other Eukaryotes - 2350 (source: NCBI BLink).), with the protein MAVTSSSMLLLRNFSTVGRVAQSVRVTSRIFFSTGELIRVLPYTRSKRLICSTRAAHNEEAAAKAAASVADTGAPTIFDKIIAKEIPSDIVYEDENVLAFRDINPQAPVHVLVIPKLRDGLTSLGKAEPRHVEVLGQLLHASKIVAEKEGILDGFRVVINNGVEACQSVYHLHLHVLGGRQMKWPPG; encoded by the exons ATGGCTGTCACTTCTTCCTCTATGCTGCTGCTTCG GAACTTCTCTACGGTGGGAAGAGTTGCTCAATCTGTTCGTGTGACTTCGaggatcttcttctccaccggAGAattgattagggttcttcCTTATACTCGTTCTAAAAG ATTGATCTGTTCTACTCGTGCTGCTCATAATGAAGAAGCCGCCGCGAAAGCTGCGGCTTCTGTTGCTGACACCGGAGCTCCGACCAT ATTTGACAAGATTATAGCAAAAGAGATTCCCTCAGATATTGTCTATGAAGATGAAAACGTTTTGGCATTCAGAGACATTAACCCTCAGGCTCCTGTTCATGTTTTGGTCATTCCCAAGTTGAGAGATGGCTTGACCTCGCTTGGCAAG GCTGAACCAAGACACGTAGAGGTTCTTGGCCAACTTCTACATGCATCGAAGATTGTTGCTGAGAAAGAAGGAATCCTTGATGGGTTCCGTGTGGTTATCAACAACGGTGTTGAAGCCT GCCAATCTGTTTACCATCTTCATCTGCACGTCCTCGGAGGCCGACAGATGAAATGGCCACCCggttaa
- the SRX gene encoding sulfiredoxin — protein MANLMMRLPISLRSFSVSASSSNGSPPVIGGSSGGVGPMIVELPLEKIRRPLMRTRSNDQNKVKELMDSIRQIGLQVPIDVIEVDGTYYGFSGCHRYEAHQKLGLPTIRCKIRKGTKETLRSSDWILRSICTLISS, from the exons ATGGCGAATTTGATGATGAGATTACCAATTAGCTTGAGAAGCTTCTctgtttcagcttcttcatccAACG GTTCGCCGCCGGTGATCGGAGGATCTAGCGGCGGTGTAGGACCGATGATTGTGGAATTACCGTTGGAGAAGATACGAAGACCGTTGATGCGAACCAGATCCAACGATCAGAACAAAGTGAAAGAGCTTATGGATAGTATCCGTCAAATCGGTCTTCAAGTTCCG ATTGATGTGATTGAAGTTGATGGAACTTACTATG GGTTCTCGGGATGTCACAGATACGAGGCGCATCAGAAGCTAGGGCTTCCAACTATACGTTGCAAAATCCGTAAAGGAACAAAGGAAACATTAAG ATCTAGTGACTGGATTCTACGATCTATTTGCACACTAATAAGTAGCTGA
- the IMD3 gene encoding isopropylmalate dehydrogenase 3, with product MVSFCRWWCPKLEKKMAAFLQTNIRLEIIPGRYSSLTDHKFRAPYRIRCAAASPVKKRYNITLLPGDGIGPEVISVAKNVLQKAGFLQGLEFDFQEMPFGGAALDLVGVPLPEETSTAAKQSDAILLGAIGGYKWDKNEKHLRPEMGLLNIRRDLNVFANLRPATVLPQLVDASTLKKEVAQGVDMMIVRELTGGIYFGEPRGITINENGEEVGFNTEIYAAHEIDRIARVAFETARKRRGKLCSVDKANVLDASILWRKRVTALASEYPDVELSHMYVDNAAMQLVRDPKQFDTIVTNNIFGDILSDEASMITGSIGMLPSASLGESGPGLFEPIHGSAPDIAGQDKANPLATILSAAMLLKYGLGEEKAAKMIEDAVVDALNKGFRTGDIYSPGNKLVGCKEMGEEVLKSVDSKVPV from the exons ATGGTTAGTTTTTGCCGATGGTGGTGCCCTAAACTCGAAAAAAAGATGGCGGCGTTTTTGCAAACTAACATCCGTCTGGAGATCATACCGGGAAGATACAGTTCTCTCACCGATCATAAGTTTCGTGCGCCGTATCGAATTAGGTGCGCCGCCGCTTCACCGGTGAAAAAACGGTATAACATCACTCTGCTTCCCGGCGATGGTATCGGTCCAGAAGTTATATCTGTTGCTAAGAATGTGCTTCAGAAAGCTGGATTTCTCCAAGGACTAGAGTTTGATTTCCAGGAGATGCCTTTCGGCGGAGCAGCTTTGGATTTGGTCGGAGTTCCATTGCCGGAGGAAACTTCCACTGCTGCTAAACAGTCTGATGCCATTCTTCTTGGAGCTATCGGAGG GTACAAATGGGACAAGAATGAGAAACATCTGAGACCTGAGATGGGTCTGCTTAACATTCGAAGAGATCTCAATGTCTTTGCTAATTTGAGACCTGCTACAGTTTTACCACAG CTAGTTGATGCTTCCACACTGAAGAAAGAAGTAGCACAAGGTGTTGATATGATGATTGTAAGGGAGCTCACTGGAGGTATTTACTTTGGAGAGCCAAGAGGCATTACGATCAACGAAAATGGCGAAGAAGTCGGTTTTAATACAGAGATCTACGCTGCTCACGAG attGACAGAATTGCTCGTGTTGCATTCGAGACTGCTAGGAAAAGGCGTGGCAAGCTGTGTTCTGTTGACAAAGCCAATGTCTTGGAT GCATCAATATTGTGGAGGAAAAGAGTAACAGCTTTAGCCTCTGAATATCCAGATGTTGAACTATCACATATGTATGTCGATAATGCTGCGATGCAGCTTGTCCGTGACCCGAAACAG TTTGACACAATCGTCAccaataacatttttggtgaTATATTGTCTGATGAAGCTTCAATGATCACTGGTAGCATTGGGATGCTTCCATCTGCAAGTCTTGGTGAATCG GGACCTGGACTCTTTGAACCTATACATGGTTCAGCACCAGATATAGCTGGACAAGACAAGGCAAACCCATTGGCCACCATTCTCAGTGCGGCGATGCTTCTCAAGTATGGacttggagaagaaaaggCTGCAAAGATGATTGAAGACGCGGTCGTGGATGCTCTGAACAAAGGTTTCAGAACCGGAGACATCTACTCCCCCGGAAAT AAACTGGTGGGATGCAAGGAAATGGGTGAGGAGGTTCTCAAATCAGTGGACTCCAAAGTTCCTGTTTAA
- a CDS encoding F-box associated ubiquitination effector family protein (F-box associated ubiquitination effector family protein; FUNCTIONS IN: molecular_function unknown; INVOLVED IN: biological_process unknown; LOCATED IN: endomembrane system; CONTAINS InterPro DOMAIN/s: F-box associated domain, type 3 (InterPro:IPR013187); BEST Arabidopsis thaliana protein match is: F-box family protein (TAIR:AT1G30930.1); Has 145 Blast hits to 132 proteins in 2 species: Archae - 0; Bacteria - 0; Metazoa - 0; Fungi - 0; Plants - 145; Viruses - 0; Other Eukaryotes - 0 (source: NCBI BLink).), with amino-acid sequence MNGGKYIPIDLFLAIFSSLPAKVNSQVSLRVEVMGIHASPSIFHGVVLDESEKFKFEGAENCHYQLINYKGKLCEIYVEYARDVGFPLKLIMRVLEDVDKQEWSKDVYSLYSERKFGHDLSAIGNRICTFLDYVEDISVNIAMQIKSSPLQQSRNIVTKKPKPQQRPHTSRDLCKSCAVCEETSSITSMNH; translated from the exons ATGAATGGAGGAAAATACATCCCAATTGATCTCTTTCTCGCGATATTCTCGAGTTTACCTGCAAAAGTCAATAGCCAGGTCTCGTTGCGTGTCGAAGTTATGGGAATCCATGCTTCGCCGTCCATATTTCACGGAGTTGTTCTTGACGAG TCCGAGAAATTCAAGTTCGAAGGTGCAGAAAACTGCCATTATCAGTTGATAAACTATAAGGGAAAATTATGTGAGATTTATGTGGAGTATGCTCGTGATGTTGGATTTCCCCTTAAGTTGATTATGCGGGTTCTAGAGGATGTCGATAAGCAGGAATGGTCGAAAGATGTCTACTCTTTGTATTCTGAGAGAAAATTTGGCCACGATCTTTCCGCTATCG GTAATCGTATTTGCACCTTTTTAGACTATGTAGAGGATATCAGTGTTAACATTGCAATGCAAATCAAGTCAAGCCCTTTACAACAAAGCCGGAATATCGTTACCAAGAAGCCGAAACCACAACAACGCCCGCATACATCTCGTGACCTCTGCAAGTCTTGCGCCGTCTGTGAAGAAACAAGCAGCATAACAAGTATGAATCATTAG
- a CDS encoding cytochrome C oxidase biogenesis Cmc1-like protein (unknown protein; Has 20 Blast hits to 20 proteins in 10 species: Archae - 0; Bacteria - 0; Metazoa - 0; Fungi - 0; Plants - 20; Viruses - 0; Other Eukaryotes - 0 (source: NCBI BLink).), translating to MGLQNKSPNPTSELHREMRRIHTGKIREIPMKSCDRLEEALLQCHRRMPEGPARRSGCRHLNKAFAECVVAEACPEESEAVRSLCSSGGTSLKRKQCEYAQLSLSLCLSRHQREFEQR from the coding sequence ATGGgcttacaaaacaaaagcccAAACCCAACTAGTGAGTTACATCGTGAGATGAGACGGATTCACACCGGAAAAATCAGAGAGATTCCGATGAAATCTTGCGATCGGTTGGAGGAAGCGTTGTTGCAGTGCCACCGTCGGATGCCGGAAGGACCGGCAAGGAGATCCGGTTGCAGACATTTGAACAAGGCGTTTGCGGAGTGCGTGGTGGCGGAGGCTTGTCCGGAGGAATCAGAGGCGGTGAGGTCTCTTTGCTCTAGCGGCGGAACAAGCCTTAAGCGTAAACAGTGCGAATACGCTCAgctttcactttctctctgtctctctcgcCATCAGCGAGAGTTTGAGCAGCGTTAG
- the SRX gene encoding sulfiredoxin (sulfiredoxin (SRX); CONTAINS InterPro DOMAIN/s: Sulfiredoxin (InterPro:IPR016692), ParB-like nuclease (InterPro:IPR003115); Has 313 Blast hits to 313 proteins in 133 species: Archae - 0; Bacteria - 130; Metazoa - 88; Fungi - 17; Plants - 42; Viruses - 2; Other Eukaryotes - 34 (source: NCBI BLink).), producing the protein MANLMMRLPISLRSFSVSASSSNGSPPVIGGSSGGVGPMIVELPLEKIRRPLMRTRSNDQNKVKELMDSIRQIGLQVPIDVIEVDGTYYGFSGCHRYEAHQKLGLPTIRCKIRKGTKETLRHHLR; encoded by the exons ATGGCGAATTTGATGATGAGATTACCAATTAGCTTGAGAAGCTTCTctgtttcagcttcttcatccAACG GTTCGCCGCCGGTGATCGGAGGATCTAGCGGCGGTGTAGGACCGATGATTGTGGAATTACCGTTGGAGAAGATACGAAGACCGTTGATGCGAACCAGATCCAACGATCAGAACAAAGTGAAAGAGCTTATGGATAGTATCCGTCAAATCGGTCTTCAAGTTCCG ATTGATGTGATTGAAGTTGATGGAACTTACTATG GGTTCTCGGGATGTCACAGATACGAGGCGCATCAGAAGCTAGGGCTTCCAACTATACGTTGCAAAATCCGTAAAGGAACAAAGGAAACATTAAG GCATCATCTTCGCTGA
- the HINT 2 gene encoding HISTIDINE TRIAD NUCLEOTIDE-BINDING 2: MAVTSSSMLLLRNFSTVGRVAQSVRVTSRIFFSTGELIRVLPYTRSKRLICSTRAAHNEEAAAKAAASVADTGAPTIFDKIIAKEIPSDIVYEDENVLAFRDINPQAPVHVLVIPKLRDGLTSLGKIKILPETYLPLNRRRRLNQDT; the protein is encoded by the exons ATGGCTGTCACTTCTTCCTCTATGCTGCTGCTTCG GAACTTCTCTACGGTGGGAAGAGTTGCTCAATCTGTTCGTGTGACTTCGaggatcttcttctccaccggAGAattgattagggttcttcCTTATACTCGTTCTAAAAG ATTGATCTGTTCTACTCGTGCTGCTCATAATGAAGAAGCCGCCGCGAAAGCTGCGGCTTCTGTTGCTGACACCGGAGCTCCGACCAT ATTTGACAAGATTATAGCAAAAGAGATTCCCTCAGATATTGTCTATGAAGATGAAAACGTTTTGGCATTCAGAGACATTAACCCTCAGGCTCCTGTTCATGTTTTGGTCATTCCCAAGTTGAGAGATGGCTTGACCTCGCTTGGCAAG ATTAAGATTTTACCTGAAACATATCTTCCTCTGAACCGCCGTCGCAGGCTGAACCAAGACACGTAG
- the SRX gene encoding sulfiredoxin (sulfiredoxin (SRX); CONTAINS InterPro DOMAIN/s: Sulfiredoxin (InterPro:IPR016692), ParB-like nuclease (InterPro:IPR003115); Has 206 Blast hits to 206 proteins in 81 species: Archae - 0; Bacteria - 45; Metazoa - 89; Fungi - 3; Plants - 42; Viruses - 2; Other Eukaryotes - 25 (source: NCBI BLink).), whose product MANLMMRLPISLRSFSVSASSSNGSPPVIGGSSGGVGPMIVELPLEKIRRPLMRTRSNDQNKVKELMDSIRQIGLQIDVIEVDGTYYGFSGCHRYEAHQKLGLPTIRCKIRKGTKETLRHHLR is encoded by the exons ATGGCGAATTTGATGATGAGATTACCAATTAGCTTGAGAAGCTTCTctgtttcagcttcttcatccAACG GTTCGCCGCCGGTGATCGGAGGATCTAGCGGCGGTGTAGGACCGATGATTGTGGAATTACCGTTGGAGAAGATACGAAGACCGTTGATGCGAACCAGATCCAACGATCAGAACAAAGTGAAAGAGCTTATGGATAGTATCCGTCAAATCGGTCTTCAA ATTGATGTGATTGAAGTTGATGGAACTTACTATG GGTTCTCGGGATGTCACAGATACGAGGCGCATCAGAAGCTAGGGCTTCCAACTATACGTTGCAAAATCCGTAAAGGAACAAAGGAAACATTAAG GCATCATCTTCGCTGA
- the IMPL1 gene encoding myo-inositol monophosphatase like 1 (myo-inositol monophosphatase like 1 (IMPL1); FUNCTIONS IN: 3'(2'),5'-bisphosphate nucleotidase activity, inositol or phosphatidylinositol phosphatase activity, inositol-1(or 4)-monophosphatase activity; INVOLVED IN: sulfur metabolic process; LOCATED IN: chloroplast, chloroplast stroma; EXPRESSED IN: 22 plant structures; EXPRESSED DURING: 13 growth stages; CONTAINS InterPro DOMAIN/s: Inositol monophosphatase, conserved site (InterPro:IPR020550), Inositol monophosphatase (InterPro:IPR000760), Inositol monophosphatase, metal-binding site (InterPro:IPR020583); BEST Arabidopsis thaliana protein match is: Inositol monophosphatase family protein (TAIR:AT3G02870.3); Has 14949 Blast hits to 14933 proteins in 2333 species: Archae - 246; Bacteria - 8365; Metazoa - 464; Fungi - 305; Plants - 295; Viruses - 0; Other Eukaryotes - 5274 (source: NCBI BLink).) gives MGRSLIFSGNMSLRISHLPRSSLPLQNPISGRTVNRTFRYRCTRILSNSFKSTTRLQTKAVLSEVSDQTRYPRIGAKTTGTISPAHLLEVVELAAKTGAEVVMEAVNKPRNITYKGLSDLVTDTDKASEAAILEVVKKNFSDHLILGEEGGIIGDSSSDYLWCIDPLDGTTNFAHGYPSFAVSVGVLYRGNPAAASVVEFVGGPMCWNTRTFSATAGGGALCNGQKIHVSKTDAVERALLITGFGYEHDDAWSTNMELFKEFTDVSRGVRRLGAAAVDMCHVALGIAESYWEYRLKPWDMAAGVLIVEEAGGAVTRMDGGKFSVFDRSVLVSNGVLHPKLLERIAPATENLKSKGIDFSLWFKPEDYHTEL, from the exons ATGGGAAGGTCTCTAATATTCTCTGGAAACATGTCATTGAGAATCTCTCACTTACCCAGATCATCTCTTCCGCTGCAAAACCCAATTTCAGGCCGGACAGTGAACAGAACTTTCCGATATCGGTGTACGAGGATTTTGTCTAATAGCTTCAAGTCCACAACGAGACTTCAAACCAAAGCTGTTCTGTCTGAGGTTTCTGATCAGACGCGATATCCCAGAATCGGCGCTAAAACCACCGGAACTATATCTCCGGCACACCTCCTTGAAGTCGTTGAACTCGCCGCTAAAACCGGCGCTGAG GTGGTTATGGAAGCTGTAAATAAGCCAAGGAATATTACTTATAAAGGTCTCAGTGACTTAGTAACTGA TACTGATAAAGCAAGCGAGGCTGCTATTTTGGAAGTAGTGAAGAAGAATTTTAGTGATCATCTTATTCTTGGTGAAGAAGGAGGTATCATCGGCGATTCGTCTTCTGATTACCTCTGGTGCATTGATCCTCTAG ATGGAACTACAAATTTTGCTCATGGATATCCCAGTTTTGCTGTTTCCGTCGGTGTTCTGTATCGTGGAAATCCCGCCGCTGCTTCTGTG GTAGAGTTTGTCGGTGGTCCGATGTGCTGGAACACTCGAACCTTTTCTGCAACTGCAG GTGGTGGAGCATTGTGTAACGGGCAAAAAATTCATGTCAGTAAGACCGATGCT GTGGAGAGAGCACTTCTTATCACAGGGTTTGGTTATGAACATGATGATGCATGGAGCACTAACATGGAACTGTTCAAAGAGTTTACTGATGTGAGTCGGGGAGTGCGAAGACTCGGTGCTGCTGCAGTTGACATGTGTCATGTTGCACTTGGGATTGCGGAATCATATTGGGAGTACCGTTTAAAGCCATGGGACATGGCTGCTGGTGTTCTT ATAGTTGAGGAAGCTGGAGGAGCTGTGACTCGGATGGACGGAGGGAAGTTTTCTGTGTTTGATAGGTCTGTTTTGGTCTCCAACGGCGTTCTTCACCCCAAG CTTCTGGAAAGAATTGCACCCGCAACTGAGAATTTGAAGTCGAAAGGAATCGATTTCTCGTTATGGTTCAAACCGGAAGATTATCATACAGAGCTTTAA
- the SRX gene encoding sulfiredoxin (sulfiredoxin (SRX); CONTAINS InterPro DOMAIN/s: ParB-like nuclease (InterPro:IPR003115).): MANLMMRLPISLRSFSVSASSSNGSPPVIGGSSGGVGPMIVELPLEKIRRPLMRTRSNDQNKVKELMDSIRQIGLQVPIDVIEVDGTYYGFSGCHRYEAHQKLGLPTIRCKIRKGTKETLRSSDWILRSICTLINLSSVPVAFCMNIILLLSVKLCGEGSLGQESIYPLYRTLMSHVPHMLDAIERSGLLIASMPKGG; encoded by the exons ATGGCGAATTTGATGATGAGATTACCAATTAGCTTGAGAAGCTTCTctgtttcagcttcttcatccAACG GTTCGCCGCCGGTGATCGGAGGATCTAGCGGCGGTGTAGGACCGATGATTGTGGAATTACCGTTGGAGAAGATACGAAGACCGTTGATGCGAACCAGATCCAACGATCAGAACAAAGTGAAAGAGCTTATGGATAGTATCCGTCAAATCGGTCTTCAAGTTCCG ATTGATGTGATTGAAGTTGATGGAACTTACTATG GGTTCTCGGGATGTCACAGATACGAGGCGCATCAGAAGCTAGGGCTTCCAACTATACGTTGCAAAATCCGTAAAGGAACAAAGGAAACATTAAG ATCTAGTGACTGGATTCTACGATCTATTTGCACACTAATAA ATCTAAGCAGCGTTCCGGTGGCGTTTTGTATGAACATTATTCTTCTGTTATCGGTTAAGCTTTGTGGAGAGGGTTCTTTGGGCCAAGAATCTATCTATCCTCTTTACAGAACACTAATGAGTCATGTTCCGCATATGTTGGACGCAATAGAAAGAAGTGGGCTGCTGATTGCGTCCATGCCTAAGGGAGGTTAG
- the IMD3 gene encoding isopropylmalate dehydrogenase 3 (isopropylmalate dehydrogenase 3 (IMD3); FUNCTIONS IN: 3-isopropylmalate dehydrogenase activity; INVOLVED IN: leucine biosynthetic process, response to salt stress, metabolic process; LOCATED IN: thylakoid, chloroplast, chloroplast stroma, plastid; EXPRESSED IN: fruit, root, leaf; EXPRESSED DURING: seed development stages; CONTAINS InterPro DOMAIN/s: Isopropylmalate dehydrogenase (InterPro:IPR004429), Isocitrate/isopropylmalate dehydrogenase (InterPro:IPR001804), Isocitrate/isopropylmalate dehydrogenase, conserved site (InterPro:IPR019818); BEST Arabidopsis thaliana protein match is: isopropylmalate dehydrogenase 1 (TAIR:AT5G14200.1); Has 15253 Blast hits to 15253 proteins in 2616 species: Archae - 395; Bacteria - 8280; Metazoa - 576; Fungi - 831; Plants - 243; Viruses - 0; Other Eukaryotes - 4928 (source: NCBI BLink).), which yields MAAFLQTNIRLEIIPGRYSSLTDHKFRAPYRIRCAAASPVKKRYNITLLPGDGIGPEVISVAKNVLQKAGFLQGLEFDFQEMPFGGAALDLVGVPLPEETSTAAKQSDAILLGAIGGYKWDKNEKHLRPEMGLLNIRRDLNVFANLRPATVLPQLVDASTLKKEVAQGVDMMIVRELTGGIYFGEPRGITINENGEEVGFNTEIYAAHEIDRIARVAFETARKRRGKLCSVDKANVLDASILWRKRVTALASEYPDVELSHMYVDNAAMQLVRDPKQFDTIVTNNIFGDILSDEASMITGSIGMLPSASLGESGPGLFEPIHGSAPDIAGQDKANPLATILSAAMLLKYGLGEEKAAKMIEDAVVDALNKGFRTGDIYSPGNKLVGCKEMGEEVLKSVDSKVPV from the exons ATGGCGGCGTTTTTGCAAACTAACATCCGTCTGGAGATCATACCGGGAAGATACAGTTCTCTCACCGATCATAAGTTTCGTGCGCCGTATCGAATTAGGTGCGCCGCCGCTTCACCGGTGAAAAAACGGTATAACATCACTCTGCTTCCCGGCGATGGTATCGGTCCAGAAGTTATATCTGTTGCTAAGAATGTGCTTCAGAAAGCTGGATTTCTCCAAGGACTAGAGTTTGATTTCCAGGAGATGCCTTTCGGCGGAGCAGCTTTGGATTTGGTCGGAGTTCCATTGCCGGAGGAAACTTCCACTGCTGCTAAACAGTCTGATGCCATTCTTCTTGGAGCTATCGGAGG GTACAAATGGGACAAGAATGAGAAACATCTGAGACCTGAGATGGGTCTGCTTAACATTCGAAGAGATCTCAATGTCTTTGCTAATTTGAGACCTGCTACAGTTTTACCACAG CTAGTTGATGCTTCCACACTGAAGAAAGAAGTAGCACAAGGTGTTGATATGATGATTGTAAGGGAGCTCACTGGAGGTATTTACTTTGGAGAGCCAAGAGGCATTACGATCAACGAAAATGGCGAAGAAGTCGGTTTTAATACAGAGATCTACGCTGCTCACGAG attGACAGAATTGCTCGTGTTGCATTCGAGACTGCTAGGAAAAGGCGTGGCAAGCTGTGTTCTGTTGACAAAGCCAATGTCTTGGAT GCATCAATATTGTGGAGGAAAAGAGTAACAGCTTTAGCCTCTGAATATCCAGATGTTGAACTATCACATATGTATGTCGATAATGCTGCGATGCAGCTTGTCCGTGACCCGAAACAG TTTGACACAATCGTCAccaataacatttttggtgaTATATTGTCTGATGAAGCTTCAATGATCACTGGTAGCATTGGGATGCTTCCATCTGCAAGTCTTGGTGAATCG GGACCTGGACTCTTTGAACCTATACATGGTTCAGCACCAGATATAGCTGGACAAGACAAGGCAAACCCATTGGCCACCATTCTCAGTGCGGCGATGCTTCTCAAGTATGGacttggagaagaaaaggCTGCAAAGATGATTGAAGACGCGGTCGTGGATGCTCTGAACAAAGGTTTCAGAACCGGAGACATCTACTCCCCCGGAAAT AAACTGGTGGGATGCAAGGAAATGGGTGAGGAGGTTCTCAAATCAGTGGACTCCAAAGTTCCTGTTTAA